The proteins below come from a single Spirochaetia bacterium 38H-sp genomic window:
- the purU gene encoding formyltetrahydrofolate deformylase, whose product MTDKNIPRAILLFSCPDSKGIVAEVTHFISVYGGNITDSNQHNDSETNTFFMRVAWDISDFDIPRDKITQAFEPIAIKYNMDWRIEFSDRKTRMAIFVSKFDHCLYDILLRNKEGEIDADIAMILSNHKDAEPIAEYFDIPFYYFPVKRENKTELEKEEISLLKKNNIDLVVLARYMQILSPEFVKEFRNKIINIHHSFLPAFAGAKPYHKAFERGVKIIGATSHYVTEDLDEGPIIEQDVVRVSHKDGIPDLIRKGRDIEKLVLSRALKLHIDHRILVFRNRTVVFD is encoded by the coding sequence ATGACTGATAAGAACATACCCAGAGCAATACTTTTGTTTTCCTGTCCAGATTCCAAAGGCATTGTAGCCGAGGTCACACACTTTATATCAGTATATGGCGGTAATATAACGGATTCCAATCAACATAATGATTCTGAGACCAATACGTTTTTTATGCGTGTTGCATGGGACATTTCTGATTTTGATATTCCCAGAGACAAGATCACACAGGCCTTTGAGCCTATTGCTATAAAGTATAATATGGACTGGCGTATAGAGTTTTCTGATAGAAAAACACGCATGGCAATATTTGTTTCCAAGTTTGACCATTGTTTGTATGACATACTCCTTAGAAATAAAGAGGGAGAAATCGATGCGGATATCGCCATGATCCTAAGTAATCATAAGGATGCCGAGCCTATTGCAGAATACTTTGATATTCCATTTTATTATTTTCCGGTTAAGCGTGAGAATAAGACAGAACTTGAAAAAGAAGAAATATCACTGTTAAAGAAAAACAATATTGATCTTGTTGTTCTTGCAAGATATATGCAAATTCTTTCTCCTGAGTTTGTAAAAGAGTTTAGGAATAAGATTATCAATATACATCATAGTTTTTTACCTGCTTTTGCAGGTGCCAAGCCCTATCATAAGGCTTTTGAGAGAGGTGTAAAAATAATAGGAGCTACAAGCCACTATGTAACAGAAGACTTGGACGAAGGTCCCATAATAGAACAGGATGTTGTAAGAGTCAGCCATAAGGATGGTATACCCGACCTTATAAGAAAAGGAAGGGATATAGAAAAACTCGTTCTTTCCAGGGCTTTAAAGCTTCATATAGACCACAGGATTCTTGTTTTTAGAAACAGGACTGTAGTCTTTGATTAG
- a CDS encoding ankyrin repeat domain-containing protein, protein MVLEAVKTGSSGELARAIEEGGNVDSMDIMGKTALMYAAENGDLEKVSLLVENGADIDYKNKKEYTALRYAVENNRIEVCRYLIEHGADFDYKNEFGWTPLMTAAKYGHFDIFKMLLEYGADIEART, encoded by the coding sequence ATGGTTCTTGAAGCTGTAAAGACAGGTTCGTCAGGGGAGCTTGCACGTGCTATAGAAGAAGGTGGCAATGTGGATTCTATGGATATTATGGGTAAGACAGCTCTTATGTATGCTGCAGAAAACGGAGATTTGGAGAAGGTTAGTCTTCTTGTTGAGAACGGAGCGGATATCGATTATAAGAACAAAAAGGAATATACAGCCTTAAGATATGCTGTAGAGAATAACCGTATAGAGGTATGCAGATATCTTATTGAGCATGGTGCTGATTTTGATTATAAGAACGAGTTTGGTTGGACGCCTCTTATGACTGCAGCTAAATACGGTCATTTTGATATTTTTAAAATGCTTCTTGAGTATGGTGCTGATATTGAGGCCAGGACTTAG
- the crcB gene encoding fluoride efflux transporter CrcB, whose amino-acid sequence MTRLISIALVAAGGALGALARWGVSSWVSQRFYGAIPWGTFTVNTIGSFILAFLAMSAEIGLVSPQLRVFAAIGFLGAFTTFSTFSVETLGLIRQGQYLNGFINIGIQIITGLLFAFLGLIAARALWTSLLKH is encoded by the coding sequence ATGACAAGACTCATAAGCATTGCACTTGTTGCAGCGGGCGGAGCATTGGGAGCACTCGCAAGATGGGGCGTATCCTCATGGGTATCCCAGCGCTTCTACGGAGCAATCCCGTGGGGCACATTTACCGTAAACACAATAGGCAGCTTTATCCTTGCGTTTCTTGCAATGAGCGCAGAAATAGGCCTCGTTTCCCCCCAGCTTAGAGTTTTTGCAGCCATAGGTTTTTTGGGAGCATTTACAACCTTTTCAACATTCAGTGTGGAGACACTAGGACTTATAAGACAGGGACAATATCTCAATGGCTTTATCAATATAGGAATACAAATCATAACAGGCTTGCTTTTTGCCTTCCTCGGACTTATTGCAGCAAGAGCACTATGGACAAGCCTATTAAAACACTAG
- a CDS encoding DUF190 domain-containing protein, producing MKKMTKLTIYTTEESRYHNTSLVHAITEESRKNKLAGCTVYKGSLGYGQHRHMHDINILALSENLPVIIDIIDTREKIDTILPFIQDNLKNGIYTLTQVEAFIPENK from the coding sequence ATGAAAAAAATGACAAAACTCACAATCTACACAACAGAAGAATCCCGCTACCACAATACAAGTCTGGTGCATGCAATAACAGAAGAATCAAGAAAAAACAAGCTGGCAGGCTGTACAGTATACAAAGGTAGCCTTGGTTATGGGCAACACAGGCATATGCACGACATAAACATCCTTGCCCTATCGGAAAACCTGCCTGTAATAATAGACATCATAGACACACGCGAAAAAATCGATACAATCCTACCTTTTATACAGGATAACCTTAAAAACGGCATATATACACTGACTCAAGTGGAAGCCTTTATACCAGAAAATAAATAA
- a CDS encoding gliding motility-associated C-terminal domain-containing protein, translated as MKKIIIITLMLVLSFTIWAGGGGEKQAPSISLGDEDTVYISPAVSEGVQDTVTIPLTVTATTILRSYRIVIQDEQGNIVWTAENEPLPEPGFFDGILIALGFKKKDAVTIPSSIDWDGKDSSGNNVPDGTYTCNVTVTDDIEQTSTSSLTIVVDNTPPSAEIRLSDTIFSPNGDGKNDYITAYMSGTEEEEWTITVTNEIKQDVFTYRLENAAPSTLTWDGTMEDGSIIPDGTYTVTLSATDAAGNSFSVTSQEVTVDASSKLFTVIAEPAAISPNGDGNNDYTVISVAERSQGTITELEVTVTDEKGNVIYHDKTPEFMESVIFNGIIGGDILPDGKYTFDISATYETGTVAESSFELLVDTKPPVVLLNYGYKKFSPNGDGFRDSFVVEQAAEEDLTWTSEIRSKEGGLIYSKTWRDGTSDFIWDGRTAEGGEAPEGFYTYKVYARDDAGNLGIAEINDIELTYSLPEIKIITEHPGFSPNGDGIRDDLTVILDGDSDLPVDSAEILVTAPDGTQYTISSKDFDIETLSLPFVFSTKQLNLPPLPDGEYMLDASVRYGDKMITAKSSVWVDTVPPVASLSIEPVPFSPDGDSRDEKVALIPEVQDNTGIESWTLVVTNKNRSKDFSGNGDVPSSIEWDGRFDNDDMVEQAHDYPSVLTVTDYGGNIAKVSAYVVTDVFVVIKNNDAYISVPDIHFAPFTADYTNKVPADIRKENLETLDAVAAMLKKFPEYHVVLEGHAVSLLWYNRERATVEQKEVLVPLSRARAQAVRKALIERGIDASRLKIAGLGGERPIVPFSDTKKRWVNRRVEFMLEEKSKK; from the coding sequence ATGAAGAAAATAATTATCATAACATTGATGTTGGTACTCAGCTTTACAATTTGGGCAGGTGGTGGCGGAGAAAAACAGGCGCCGAGCATAAGCCTTGGTGATGAAGACACGGTATACATCTCTCCCGCTGTTTCGGAAGGTGTACAAGATACTGTTACAATCCCATTGACAGTTACTGCAACTACAATCCTTCGCAGTTACAGGATTGTAATCCAGGACGAGCAGGGCAATATAGTCTGGACAGCGGAGAACGAGCCGCTTCCTGAGCCCGGGTTTTTTGACGGCATCCTTATTGCTCTTGGTTTCAAAAAGAAAGACGCGGTTACCATCCCGTCATCTATCGATTGGGATGGTAAAGACAGCAGCGGCAACAATGTCCCTGACGGTACATACACCTGTAATGTAACCGTTACGGATGATATTGAGCAGACATCAACATCATCTCTCACTATAGTTGTTGATAATACCCCGCCTTCTGCAGAAATAAGACTATCGGATACAATCTTTTCTCCCAACGGAGACGGGAAAAACGACTATATAACGGCCTATATGTCGGGGACAGAAGAGGAAGAATGGACGATAACTGTCACCAACGAAATCAAGCAGGATGTCTTTACGTACAGGTTGGAAAATGCAGCGCCATCTACTCTTACCTGGGACGGCACAATGGAAGATGGCTCTATCATACCTGATGGCACATATACTGTTACTCTTTCTGCAACCGATGCTGCGGGGAACAGCTTCTCGGTTACATCACAAGAAGTTACGGTGGATGCCTCAAGCAAGCTTTTTACTGTTATAGCAGAGCCTGCTGCAATTTCTCCCAATGGAGACGGCAATAACGATTATACCGTTATATCAGTTGCAGAACGCTCTCAGGGAACAATAACAGAGCTGGAAGTAACAGTTACTGATGAAAAAGGAAATGTTATCTACCATGATAAGACTCCTGAGTTTATGGAGTCAGTTATATTCAACGGCATTATTGGTGGAGATATCCTGCCTGACGGAAAGTATACCTTTGATATTAGTGCAACATACGAGACAGGTACAGTTGCTGAGAGCAGTTTTGAGCTGCTTGTTGATACCAAGCCTCCTGTAGTTCTTCTCAATTATGGATATAAGAAGTTCTCTCCCAATGGAGACGGCTTTAGAGATAGCTTTGTTGTGGAGCAGGCAGCAGAAGAAGATCTTACCTGGACATCGGAGATACGCAGCAAAGAAGGCGGGCTTATATACAGCAAAACCTGGAGAGATGGAACCAGCGATTTTATCTGGGACGGCCGTACAGCAGAAGGCGGGGAAGCTCCGGAAGGTTTTTATACCTATAAGGTATATGCCCGCGATGATGCTGGTAATCTTGGCATAGCAGAGATAAACGATATTGAGCTTACATATTCCTTACCGGAGATAAAGATTATAACGGAGCATCCCGGATTTTCTCCCAATGGCGATGGTATAAGAGATGACCTTACGGTAATCCTTGATGGAGATTCCGACTTGCCTGTTGACAGTGCAGAGATTCTTGTAACTGCTCCTGATGGTACACAGTACACCATAAGCAGTAAAGATTTTGATATTGAAACTCTCAGTCTACCGTTCGTTTTCTCTACAAAACAGCTCAATTTGCCTCCTCTTCCTGATGGCGAATATATGCTTGATGCAAGTGTACGGTACGGGGACAAGATGATAACTGCAAAATCCAGTGTTTGGGTGGATACTGTACCCCCGGTTGCTTCTTTATCCATAGAGCCAGTACCATTCTCTCCAGATGGTGACAGCAGAGATGAAAAAGTAGCCCTTATTCCGGAGGTACAGGATAATACAGGTATAGAGTCATGGACTCTGGTAGTTACCAATAAAAACAGGAGCAAGGACTTCTCAGGCAATGGTGATGTGCCTTCCTCTATAGAATGGGACGGCCGTTTTGATAATGATGATATGGTAGAACAGGCTCATGATTACCCATCCGTACTTACTGTTACGGATTATGGTGGCAATATTGCCAAGGTATCGGCCTATGTTGTTACAGATGTTTTTGTAGTGATAAAGAACAACGATGCATACATAAGTGTACCTGATATCCACTTTGCGCCTTTTACTGCGGATTATACAAATAAAGTACCGGCTGATATCAGAAAAGAGAATCTTGAGACCCTGGATGCTGTTGCTGCTATGCTCAAGAAGTTTCCAGAATATCATGTTGTTTTGGAAGGGCATGCGGTATCTCTGCTTTGGTATAATAGGGAAAGAGCTACTGTGGAGCAGAAAGAAGTGCTTGTACCTCTTTCCAGAGCACGTGCCCAGGCTGTAAGAAAAGCTCTTATAGAGCGCGGTATTGATGCATCAAGACTCAAGATAGCTGGTCTTGGTGGTGAACGTCCAATTGTTCCTTTCTCGGATACAAAAAAGCGTTGGGTCAATAGAAGGGTTGAGTTTATGCTGGAAGAAAAGAGTAAAAAATAA
- a CDS encoding DUF4340 domain-containing protein, whose translation MEKKTRVLFAVNTVLLFLLIIRGAMPFFSNRTGSLIKLKEAAINKIEINSGIILTRQGQSWKIKDGNILYPANTDAVDKFLSMLMLIDNNTPVTEKDSPALMGEKPLKVVLTADYGRSQTLLIGKRSPVPGKRYVKLEGESAIYSADGSAGFYAGQTAAFWKELRPLSGLAPADIMVLQYRSLASNKEYLLAQVEENNKTTWKLRKKNMFADIQPQNAVSFLLPITEAKAKDVLPLPEENLSPISKLSVETIEGIKKFFIFSYGGSICIAEEGKRYYFYDISKLYTELEEADFAR comes from the coding sequence ATGGAAAAAAAGACTAGGGTTCTTTTTGCTGTAAACACAGTTCTTCTCTTTCTTCTCATAATACGTGGTGCAATGCCTTTTTTCTCAAACAGAACGGGGAGTCTTATAAAACTAAAAGAAGCAGCGATAAACAAAATAGAGATAAACTCAGGCATAATTCTCACAAGACAAGGACAGTCATGGAAAATAAAAGACGGCAATATCCTATATCCTGCCAATACCGATGCGGTGGACAAATTTCTTTCTATGCTTATGTTGATTGATAACAATACACCTGTGACAGAAAAGGACTCTCCTGCTCTTATGGGAGAAAAACCTCTTAAGGTAGTTCTTACTGCGGATTACGGTAGAAGCCAGACTCTCCTTATAGGAAAACGTTCCCCTGTTCCAGGCAAAAGATATGTCAAACTGGAAGGTGAGTCTGCAATATACAGTGCTGACGGAAGTGCAGGTTTTTATGCCGGACAGACAGCAGCTTTCTGGAAAGAACTCCGTCCCCTGTCTGGACTTGCTCCTGCGGATATAATGGTTTTGCAATATCGTTCTTTGGCATCCAATAAGGAATATCTACTTGCACAAGTGGAAGAAAATAACAAGACAACATGGAAACTCAGAAAGAAGAATATGTTTGCAGATATACAGCCCCAAAATGCCGTAAGCTTTCTTCTTCCTATTACAGAAGCAAAAGCAAAAGACGTTCTCCCCTTGCCGGAAGAAAACCTCAGCCCAATATCAAAACTCTCAGTAGAAACAATAGAAGGGATAAAAAAGTTTTTTATTTTTTCATATGGTGGTAGCATCTGTATAGCGGAAGAAGGCAAAAGATATTATTTTTATGATATCTCAAAGCTCTATACAGAGTTGGAAGAAGCCGATTTTGCAAGATAA
- a CDS encoding Gldg family protein: MLDFSVIFFLVRREVYYFFKKPVFYVWTAVFTAFSAIWAVFFRHIFAIGLSSFSFYLEALSFLIPVGLAFFLASLYRGRDARQVAEFFYSLPVSSYEIVAYRYISAVFLMFFSLLFCVPFFIMFCSAGTFYVGELFSVLIAIILMVVFFAALNSFLIRLYDNPAFSLIFTIFVDFILLFIAALAASFNLPPSLSSLLRFFSPTIRFLRLADAYVALADVMWFFLLSLAFLLFLHLYTEKKRGTRINARSFSVQLLVFLILLLAHSSATSLFFDLSHKRRHTLADVTHALLRKISAPLYIDYYYSDFLETQSPVPEEILSHLRLYTRYSNQVVLRTRKLSGRDEDAERLGIVPQQVESSSASSISYSTVYSGISISYLDKVWVIPVAYEQRLLQYQIASALDALLTGKRPVVGVFTRETGDDYKKSYVSMVGFLARGFDVVAVGPDRDKDFDILIVVDRGSMSDTDVSFIASAIKNNKSVLFAVDSIDIDPQDYFAVKDASDSPLMTFLGHLGIKAENKLIALPPGLNIPLLEEGESSSVSRLVEYPLWLDIKYAQADLPWAKWFSGLHLYWSSPLRLTSKAWKPALVTPPAYSIGMDKSILPGAIASPYGERDISYVVSAVYQSDNGQRMLIVSDADFLSDLSAFTSAHENMDFLLSACTWLAGKDKIIPLVVRDSSVEKLKISSSEERAQIFIFLFNGINIFFIPFILLVIATVIYVRGYNGKKD; encoded by the coding sequence ATGCTTGATTTCTCTGTTATCTTTTTTCTTGTAAGGCGTGAGGTTTATTACTTTTTTAAAAAGCCTGTTTTTTATGTCTGGACTGCTGTTTTTACTGCTTTTTCTGCCATATGGGCTGTGTTTTTTAGACATATTTTTGCCATAGGACTTTCTTCTTTTTCTTTTTATCTTGAGGCATTGTCTTTTCTTATTCCTGTAGGGCTCGCTTTTTTTCTTGCAAGTCTTTATAGGGGAAGGGATGCAAGGCAGGTTGCAGAGTTTTTTTATTCTCTCCCTGTCTCTTCTTATGAGATTGTGGCTTACAGATACATAAGTGCAGTTTTCCTTATGTTCTTTTCCCTTCTTTTCTGTGTGCCGTTTTTTATCATGTTTTGTTCTGCAGGTACTTTTTATGTGGGAGAACTTTTTTCTGTTCTTATTGCTATAATTCTTATGGTCGTCTTCTTTGCTGCTCTCAATTCTTTTTTGATACGTCTTTATGATAATCCTGCTTTTTCCCTTATTTTTACAATTTTTGTAGACTTTATCCTACTTTTTATCGCAGCACTTGCAGCTTCTTTTAATCTGCCTCCATCTTTGTCTTCTTTACTGAGATTTTTTTCTCCTACTATACGTTTCCTGCGTCTTGCTGATGCCTATGTTGCTCTTGCCGATGTTATGTGGTTTTTTCTGTTATCACTTGCTTTTTTACTTTTTCTGCATCTTTATACAGAGAAAAAAAGAGGGACAAGGATCAATGCGCGTTCTTTTTCTGTACAGCTTCTTGTTTTTCTGATACTACTTCTTGCTCATTCTTCTGCAACCAGTCTTTTCTTTGATTTGTCTCATAAAAGACGTCATACCCTTGCGGATGTCACACATGCTTTGTTAAGAAAGATTTCTGCTCCTCTATACATAGACTATTATTATAGCGATTTTCTGGAGACACAAAGTCCTGTTCCCGAGGAGATATTATCTCATCTTAGGCTTTATACCAGATATAGCAATCAGGTTGTTTTGAGAACCAGAAAGTTGTCGGGAAGGGATGAGGATGCAGAACGCTTGGGTATTGTTCCTCAGCAGGTAGAAAGCAGCTCGGCAAGCAGTATAAGCTATAGTACTGTTTACTCTGGCATAAGCATAAGTTATCTGGACAAGGTGTGGGTTATACCCGTAGCTTACGAGCAAAGGCTGCTACAGTATCAGATTGCATCTGCTCTGGATGCTCTCCTTACGGGCAAAAGACCTGTGGTGGGTGTGTTTACAAGGGAAACAGGCGATGACTACAAAAAATCGTATGTAAGCATGGTGGGCTTTCTTGCCAGAGGGTTTGATGTTGTGGCTGTCGGACCTGACAGGGATAAGGATTTTGATATTCTAATTGTAGTTGACAGGGGAAGTATGTCTGATACAGATGTCTCCTTTATAGCTTCTGCAATAAAGAATAATAAGTCTGTTCTTTTTGCTGTTGACAGTATAGATATAGACCCTCAGGATTACTTTGCTGTCAAGGATGCTTCCGACAGCCCCCTTATGACTTTTCTTGGGCATCTTGGAATAAAAGCGGAGAACAAACTCATAGCATTACCACCGGGGTTAAATATTCCTCTCTTGGAAGAAGGAGAGTCTTCTTCTGTATCAAGGCTGGTTGAATATCCTCTATGGCTGGATATAAAATATGCACAAGCGGATTTGCCGTGGGCAAAGTGGTTTTCTGGGCTTCATCTTTACTGGTCTAGCCCGCTTAGACTTACCAGTAAGGCTTGGAAGCCTGCATTAGTAACTCCGCCTGCATATTCCATAGGTATGGATAAAAGCATATTGCCCGGAGCAATTGCGTCGCCCTATGGAGAAAGGGATATCAGCTATGTTGTTTCTGCAGTATATCAATCCGATAACGGGCAAAGAATGCTAATTGTTTCCGATGCGGATTTTTTAAGCGACCTTAGCGCTTTTACATCCGCTCATGAGAATATGGACTTTCTGCTTTCCGCATGCACATGGCTTGCAGGCAAAGACAAGATTATCCCTCTTGTAGTCAGAGATTCTTCTGTAGAAAAATTAAAGATAAGCAGCAGTGAAGAACGGGCACAGATTTTTATCTTTCTCTTCAACGGTATAAATATATTTTTTATTCCTTTTATTCTGCTTGTCATAGCAACAGTGATTTATGTACGAGGATATAATGGAAAAAAAGACTAG
- a CDS encoding ABC transporter ATP-binding protein: MLDVMDVRKFYDDFAALDAVSFSVMRGTCLGLIGPNGAGKSTLCRVLAGVFLPDEGDVRLDGVSVFSSMEYRLSVGYLPEEPALPRDWVVRDFVEWAGFLRMRGRGSSSVADVLGMVGLSDVASRVIGTLSRGYRQRVGLAAAIIGGPKLLVLDEPATGLDPVQQGEFRALVASLCKDRVVVMSSHILGEVERVCSSVLLIDGGRVVADVAAGELDAYRGTRRFKLVLENVDRTDGLPDGFMLADERRVDRAGVTCRELVLEGKGELGELVDWASSCGLRVLSVEEESAGLEALFMRLRENKKNA; the protein is encoded by the coding sequence ATGCTTGATGTTATGGATGTAAGGAAGTTTTATGATGATTTTGCCGCGCTGGATGCTGTGTCTTTTTCTGTTATGCGTGGTACTTGTCTAGGTCTGATTGGTCCCAACGGTGCTGGTAAGTCCACACTCTGCAGGGTGCTTGCCGGGGTTTTTTTGCCGGATGAGGGGGATGTCAGGTTGGATGGGGTTTCTGTTTTTTCTTCTATGGAGTATAGGTTGTCCGTAGGTTATCTTCCCGAAGAGCCCGCTTTGCCTCGTGACTGGGTTGTGCGGGATTTTGTAGAGTGGGCGGGATTTTTGCGTATGCGCGGTAGGGGGAGTTCTTCTGTAGCTGATGTTTTGGGCATGGTAGGGTTGTCTGATGTTGCTTCTCGTGTGATAGGTACTTTGTCCAGGGGGTACAGGCAACGTGTGGGGCTGGCTGCTGCGATTATAGGTGGGCCAAAGCTGCTTGTCTTGGATGAGCCTGCTACTGGTCTTGACCCTGTACAGCAGGGGGAGTTTCGCGCACTTGTGGCTTCTTTGTGCAAGGATAGGGTGGTGGTAATGTCCTCTCATATCCTTGGTGAGGTAGAGAGAGTTTGTTCTTCTGTGCTGCTCATAGATGGTGGTAGGGTTGTTGCGGATGTGGCTGCAGGTGAGCTTGATGCTTATAGAGGAACGCGCCGTTTTAAGCTTGTGCTAGAGAATGTAGACAGGACTGATGGGTTGCCGGATGGTTTTATGCTTGCCGATGAGAGGCGTGTTGACAGAGCCGGTGTTACGTGCAGGGAGCTTGTGCTGGAAGGAAAAGGGGAGCTTGGAGAGCTGGTGGACTGGGCTTCTTCTTGCGGGCTTAGGGTTTTGTCTGTGGAGGAGGAGAGTGCCGGATTGGAAGCGCTTTTTATGAGGCTTAGGGAGAATAAAAAGAATGCTTGA
- a CDS encoding ribonuclease Z — protein sequence MNLEAFILGTGGMMPLPHRFLTSMLLRREGDLFLFDCGEGTQVSLRALNLRWKKISAIFISHTHADHVTGLPGILMLSSQVDRNEPLFIYGPPKVREYVEMSRKVLDMYINYEIVVREIPAGESVVCHEGDGFCVRSFPLRHTKPCVGYTLEESSRPGVFFPERAVELGVPMGPLWAALQRGESVNAKDGSVVTSDMVMGPPRSGRKVSFVTDTMYLPHISEYVADSDLFVCEGMFSHELVETAREKRHLTAVEAATIARDAGGIGRLGLIHYSPRYSNRELKVLLKEAKSVFADTFLCRDGQAIDIPYRD from the coding sequence ATGAATCTTGAAGCGTTTATTCTTGGTACTGGTGGTATGATGCCTCTTCCTCACAGGTTTCTTACGTCTATGCTTTTGCGGCGTGAGGGGGATTTGTTTTTGTTTGATTGCGGAGAAGGGACTCAGGTGTCGCTGCGTGCTCTCAATCTCAGATGGAAGAAAATTTCTGCGATTTTTATTTCTCATACGCATGCGGACCATGTGACAGGACTGCCGGGTATTCTCATGCTTTCTTCTCAAGTGGACAGAAATGAGCCTCTTTTTATATACGGGCCTCCCAAGGTGCGGGAATATGTGGAGATGAGCAGAAAGGTTTTGGATATGTACATCAATTATGAGATTGTTGTACGTGAGATTCCTGCTGGGGAGTCGGTTGTTTGCCATGAGGGGGATGGTTTTTGTGTCCGTTCTTTTCCTCTAAGACATACCAAACCCTGCGTGGGGTATACGCTGGAGGAGTCATCGCGGCCTGGTGTTTTTTTCCCTGAGCGTGCTGTTGAGCTTGGTGTGCCTATGGGGCCTCTGTGGGCTGCTCTTCAGAGAGGGGAGTCTGTGAATGCCAAGGATGGCTCTGTGGTTACCTCGGATATGGTGATGGGTCCGCCCCGCTCCGGTAGAAAGGTTTCTTTTGTTACAGATACCATGTATCTGCCTCACATAAGCGAATATGTTGCAGACAGCGATCTGTTTGTATGCGAGGGAATGTTCTCTCATGAGCTTGTCGAGACTGCGCGGGAGAAGCGGCATCTTACGGCTGTGGAGGCTGCGACTATTGCGAGGGATGCTGGCGGGATAGGACGGCTTGGTCTTATTCACTACAGTCCGCGCTATTCCAACCGCGAGCTTAAGGTGCTTCTCAAGGAAGCAAAAAGTGTTTTTGCTGATACCTTTTTGTGCCGTGACGGGCAGGCCATAGATATTCCCTATCGTGATTAG
- a CDS encoding ROK family transcriptional regulator codes for MIVRSIKLHNKNKILKVLAKKGSLTKQDIALETGMSLPTVATNVDELVKEGYAKEAGMGESRGGRRPVVVEFVPDARFSVGIEVRPGKLIVVLTDLYASIRDRAVSTFPVTADGVGIKASIESAVRGILDKNSIPYEKVMGLGISLPGVCESSSLLLEFAPNLGISNLSFEDFKKHFHFPIYIENEAKAAALAEFILSEDASASDSVLYISVTEGIGSGLILSGNVYRGASNRAGEIGHITIMPDGRQCGCGKKGCWERYASVSALIDDYCFEKRSDDVSIASFSSDLERGDRVAVSVWKEYVSHLAMGIHSAVLMVDPAFVFVGGEIAVMGDRLISDLNDVLMNDSSLCEDRQVRIELARLGNDASALGAALMALSSFPLYS; via the coding sequence ATGATTGTGAGAAGTATAAAACTGCATAACAAAAATAAAATTCTCAAAGTTCTTGCAAAAAAGGGTAGTCTTACCAAGCAGGATATTGCTCTTGAGACTGGGATGAGTCTTCCTACTGTTGCTACCAATGTGGATGAGCTTGTAAAAGAAGGGTATGCAAAAGAGGCTGGTATGGGAGAGTCCAGAGGCGGCCGTAGACCTGTTGTTGTTGAGTTTGTACCTGATGCAAGGTTTTCTGTTGGCATTGAGGTAAGGCCGGGGAAATTGATTGTTGTTCTTACAGACCTTTATGCCTCCATAAGAGATAGGGCTGTCTCTACTTTTCCTGTTACTGCGGATGGTGTTGGTATTAAGGCTTCTATTGAGTCTGCTGTGCGGGGAATCCTTGATAAAAACTCCATACCTTATGAGAAGGTTATGGGCTTGGGTATTTCTCTACCTGGAGTTTGTGAGTCTTCCTCTCTTTTGCTGGAGTTTGCTCCCAATCTAGGTATTTCAAATTTGTCCTTTGAGGATTTTAAAAAGCATTTTCATTTTCCCATATATATAGAAAACGAGGCAAAGGCTGCTGCTCTTGCGGAGTTTATCCTGAGCGAGGATGCTTCTGCCTCCGATTCTGTGTTGTATATCTCCGTAACAGAAGGGATTGGCTCGGGGCTTATTCTGTCAGGCAATGTTTACAGGGGAGCAAGCAACCGTGCTGGAGAGATAGGGCATATTACAATTATGCCGGACGGCAGGCAGTGTGGATGCGGTAAGAAAGGCTGCTGGGAACGTTATGCTTCTGTTTCTGCTCTTATCGATGATTACTGTTTTGAAAAACGCTCCGATGATGTTAGTATTGCTTCTTTTTCTTCGGATTTGGAAAGAGGAGATCGTGTTGCTGTTTCTGTCTGGAAGGAGTATGTGTCCCATCTTGCAATGGGGATTCATTCTGCTGTGTTGATGGTTGATCCTGCTTTTGTTTTTGTGGGGGGAGAAATTGCTGTCATGGGAGATAGGCTTATTTCTGATCTTAACGATGTGCTTATGAATGACTCTTCTCTTTGCGAGGATAGGCAGGTCAGGATAGAGCTTGCCCGCTTGGGTAATGATGCGTCTGCTTTGGGTGCTGCTCTTATGGCTCTTTCTTCTTTTCCTCTCTATTCCTGA